The Coffea arabica cultivar ET-39 chromosome 1e, Coffea Arabica ET-39 HiFi, whole genome shotgun sequence genome has a window encoding:
- the LOC113688921 gene encoding inactive RHOMBOID-like protein 8: MASVTKDQISIDIKPPLSSAALAPLPPPPPPPPPPPPPPQLEEHKNMEQQQPGFWVDLTAEELPKEQSERVPFPLFRHIRQGRENTWVISLIVILHFIVFVATISVNNCRHVSHHRCAFQFLGRFSFQPLSENPFLGPSASTLNKMGALQETLLTERHQLWRLFTSPWLHAGVFHLIVNLFSVIYVGVHLVQEFGPVRVGSIYLISAVTGSLLGALFIQHRPSVTSSGALFGLLGMMLSGLMRNWKVYTKKLAALLALSVIISINLLLGLIPYVDNFANFGGFLSGFLVGFVLLFKPLVGKAAHNKAGLFEFDVKQAVRVRNKLDKPLLRIIALVFFSILVAGLTIGVLHGMDANQYCRPCQYLDCVPSKWWSCSNRPMHCEMQSIVSTEQLTITCSRNGNFRIFPSIEFSEERLQDLCYLICS, from the exons ATGGCTTCAGTAACCAAAGATCAAATCTCCATAGATATCAAACCGCCATTGTCATCAGCGGCATTAGCCCCCCTTCCTCCGCCGCCCCCGCCGCCACCACCTCCACCGCCACCGCCGCAGCTGGAGGAGCACAAGAATATGGAGCAGCAGCAGCCCGGATTTTGGGTAGATTTAACAGCGGAAGAGTTGCCTAAAGAACAGAGTGAAAGAGTGCCCTTTCCACTCTTCAGACACATCAGGCAAGGGAGAGAGAACACTTGGGTGATTTCTCTTATTGTGATTCTCCACTTCATTGTCTTTGTGGCCACCATTTCTGTCAATAACTGTAGGCACGTGTCTCACCATCGATGCGCTTTCCAGTTTCTTGGAAGATTCTCCTTTCAGCCCCTCTCTGAGAACCCTTTTCTTGGCCCTTCCGCCTCTAC ACTGAATAAAATGGGGGCTCTTCAAGAGACTCTTCTAACAGAACGTCATCAATTATGGCGTCTTTTTACAAGCCCATGGCTGCATGCAGGAGTTTTCCATCTTATTGTGAACCTCTTTAGTGTCATCTATGTTGGAGTTCATTTAGTGCAAGAATTTGGACCAG tGAGGGTTGGAAGTATCTATCTGATCTCAGCTGTAACTGGTAGTTTGCTTGGTGCTCTTTTTATCCAACATAGACCTTCAGTTACTTCCTCTGGAGCACTATTTGGGCTCCTTGGAATGATGTTATCTGGGCTTATGAGAAACTGGAAAGTTTATACCAAAAAG CTTGCAGCTCTTCTGGCACTCTCTGTTATCATCTCTATTAATCTACTCCTTGGGCTTATTCCATACGTTGACAACTTTGCTAATTTTGGAGGATTCTTATCTGGGTTTCTTGTTGGCTTTGTGCTTCTTTTCAAACCTCTAGTTGGGAAAGCAGCTCATAACAAAGCTGGTTTATTTGAATTTGATGTTAAACAAGCTGTTAGAGTGAGGAACAAATTGGACAAGCCTCTTCTGAGAATCATTGCTCTAGTTTTCTTTAGCATTTT AGTTGCAGGACTTACCATTGGAGTTCTTCACGGCATGGATGCAAACCAATACTGTAGGCCGTGCCAATATTTAGATTGTGTTCCTTCCAAATGGTGGAGCTGCAGCAACAGACCAATGCATTGTGAG ATGCAGAGCATAGTAAGCACAGAGCAACTCACAATCACCTGTTCAAGAAATGGCAATTTCAGAATTTTCCCATCCATCGAATTCTCAGAAGAAAGGCTGCAGGATCTTTGCTATCTTATATGCTCTTAG